From one Trifolium pratense cultivar HEN17-A07 linkage group LG1, ARS_RC_1.1, whole genome shotgun sequence genomic stretch:
- the LOC123921304 gene encoding uncharacterized protein LOC123921304 → MNPPPGTIVFNTVGRTQYGFDVFYTDLNTNHSNDHRLTDGISVNFNAQFTQNHQTIVFVSERTGSPRFYLTRPETKPELIPSIPNALFVDRPAIKNGKIYFSSTHDEPNVLFKSWSAVYSTAVDGTGNVTRLTPHGVVDYSPAVSLTGNLIAVASYGSRDWEDEFHELKTEIVVFEESVPENRVVVSERGGWPTWLGDSTLFFHRIADDGWWSIFRIDLSDSNLTGSQTSPVRVTPPGLHCFTPAAFQDGNHIAVATRRRESNFRHIEIFDLKTKTFQKITESINADFHHYNPFVSPDSRYVGYHRFRGESAQGESTYPHLDRVISPVKNIQLLRLNGSFPSFSPDGDFIAFNHEIVGTINHGVKIIKSNGSKRWSILKERLCFGNAWSPTEKNVIYTSIGPIFESVTKTVQIARIEFDPVHLTNDREEIPFTLKILTEEATGNNAFPSCSPDGKFVVFRSGRSGYKNLYIVDAVNGEVDGGLRRLTEGEWIDTMPFWSPKGDLIAFSSNRHDPKNSEVFGIYVVNVDGSGVRRIEIEKGVFGERERLNHVCFSSDGEWLLFTANLGGVTAEPVGLANQFQPYGDLFVVRLDGSGLRRLTCNAYENGTPTWHNGDLLLASDDEDGDGGDWDKLKGAFQEPLWITCDN, encoded by the coding sequence ATGAATCCACCACCAGGAACCATCGTTTTCAACACCGTTGGTAGAACCCAATACGGTTTCGATGTTTTCTACACAGACCTCAACACCAACCACTCCAACGATCACCGTCTCACCGACGGTATCTCAGTTAACTTCAACGCCCAATTCACTCAAAACCACCAAACCATTGTTTTCGTTTCTGAACGAACCGGTTCGCCCCGGTTTTACTTAACCCGACCCGAAACTAAACCCGAACTTATACCTTCTATTCCCAACGCACTTTTTGTAGACCGCCCAGCTATAAAAAACGGTAAAATCTATTTCTCTTCAACGCACGACGAACCAAACGTGCTTTTCAAAAGCTGGTCTGCGGTTTACTCCACCGCCGTCGACGGTACCGGAAATGTGACGAGGTTGACACCTCACGGTGTTGTTGATTACAGTCCTGCTGTTTCTCTAACCGGGAACTTAATCGCTGTCGCTTCTTACGGTTCTCGCGATTGGGAAGACGAATTTCATGAGCTTAAAACGGAGATTGTCGTGTTTGAAGAATCGGTTCCGGAGAATCGTGTTGTTGTGAGCGAACGCGGTGGCTGGCCGACGTGGTTGGGAGATTCAACGTTGTTTTTCCACAGAATCGCCGATGACGGTTGGTGGAGCATTTTCCGGATTGATTTATCGGATTCAAATCTAACCGGATCTCAAACTTCACCGGTTCGTGTTACACCACCGGGATTACACTGTTTCACTCCCGCTGCATTTCAAGACGGCAACCACATCGCCGTCGCAACTCGCCGGAGAGAAAGTAATTTTCGCCACATCGAGATTTTTGatctgaaaacaaaaacattccAGAAAATAACAGAATCAATAAACGCTGATTTTCATCACTATAATCCATTCGTCTCTCCTGATTCTCGCTACGTCGGTTACCACCGATTCAGAGGTGAGTCAGCTCAGGGCGAGTCAACATATCCACACCTCGACCGTGTAATATCTCCAGTTAAAAACATACAGTTACTCCGATTAAATGGTTCGTTTCCAAGCTTCTCACCGGACGGTGATTTCATTGCTTTCAATCACGAAATCGTCGGAACCATCAACCATGGCGTTAAGATCATAAAATCCAACGGTTCAAAACGATGGAGTATATTAAAAGAAAGATTATGCTTCGGTAACGCGTGGAGTCCAACGGAGAAGAATGTTATCTACACATCAATCGGTCCAATTTTCGAGTCAGTTACAAAAACGGTTCAAATTGCACGAATCGAGTTTGATCCGGTTCATCTCACTAACGATCGTGAAGAGATTCCGTTTACGTTAAAGATTCTTACAGAAGAAGCTACCGGAAACAACGCGTTTCCGTCATGTTCACCTGATGGAAAATTCGTCGTGTTTCGTTCCGGTAGGTCGGGGTATAAGAATTTGTATATAGTTGATGCTGTTAACGGTGAGGTTGACGGTGGTTTAAGGAGGTTAACGGAAGGTGAATGGATTGATACGATGCCGTTTTGGTCACCAAAAGGTGATTTGATAGCGTTTTCATCGAATAGACATGATCCGAAGAACAGTGAAGTTTTTGGGATTTATGTGGTGAATGTTGATGGGAGTGGTGTGAGGAGAATTGAGATTGAGAAAGGTGTGTTTGGTGAGAGGGAGAGGTTGAATCATGTTTGTTTTAGTAGTGACGGTGAGTGGTTGTTGTTTACGGCGAATTTGGGTGGTGTTACGGCGGAGCCGGTGGGTTTGGCGAATCAGTTTCAGCCGTATGGGGATTTGTTTGTGGTGAGGTTGGATGGGAGTGGATTGAGGAGGCTGACGTGTAATGCTTATGAGAATGGTACGCCAACGTGGCATAATGGGGATTTGTTGTTGGCTAGTGATGATGAGGATGGGGATGGTGGTGATTGGGATAAGTTGAAAGGTGCTTTTCAAGAACCGCTTTGGATTACATGTGATAATTGA